A single genomic interval of Coturnix japonica isolate 7356 chromosome 14, Coturnix japonica 2.1, whole genome shotgun sequence harbors:
- the ERCC4 gene encoding DNA repair endonuclease XPF, whose product MAALLEHERQIFLDLFHQDGLVVCARGLGIDRLLLRFLRLYCEPASLVLVLNTSPAEEEYFIDQLRSDGVVHLPRRVTNEIPNNTRYEFYTRGGVIFATSRILVVDFLTDRIPANLITGVLVYKAHRIIESCQESFILRLYRQKNKEGFIKAFTDNAVAFNTGFCQVERVMRNLFVRKLYLWPRFHIAVNSFLEKHKPEVVEIHVSMTPSMLAIQTSVLDILNACLKELKRYNPALEVEDLSLENALGKAFDKTIRHYLDPLWHQLGAKTKSLVQDLKILRTLLQYLTQYDCVTFLNLLESLKASEKAFGENSGWLFLDSSTSMFVNARARVYRIGDEKLNQKGKVFEKKDVKKENELKRELVLESNPKWEALREVLNEIENENKNSEDLGGPGQVLICASDDRACAQLREYITDGAEAFLTRLYNKTLGNDEKIGEVWIKDRKVVKSKGNARPDTGPQAKKAKLPTCSKQNKQKKQQDQTIVQMIGKTEGENREELDVEDNRELNGSQEGSIEETVPEDFPVNLPSDSYYGIFRNPLTIIHPLQGCSDPYALTRVLHEVEPRYVVLYDAELTFVRQLEIYKASRPGKPLRVYFLIYGSSTEEQRYLTALRKEKEAFEKLIRERASMVVPEEREGRDETNLDLIRDVKPASASTDTRKAGGQAQKTAQQTIIVDMREFRSELPSLIHRRGIDIEPVTLEVGDYILTPDICVERKSISDLIGSLNNGRLYTQCISMSRYYKRPVLLIEFDPNKPFSLIPQGSLRQEISSSDVTSKLTLLTLHFPKLRILWCPSPHATAELFEELKQNRPQPDAETAMAVTADSETLPESDKYNPGPQDFLLKMPGVNAKNCHVLMNHVKSIAELVTLSKDKLCDILGNAANATQLFDFIHMTYKEAISKEKAKR is encoded by the exons ATGGCGGCTCTGCTGGAGCACGAGCGCCAGATATTCCTGGACCTGTTCCACCAGGACGGGCTGGTGGTTTGCGCCCGTGGGCTCGGCATCGACCGCTTACTGCTGCGCTTCCTGCGCCTCTACTGCGAGCCCGCCAGCCTGGTGCTGGTGCTCAACACGAGCCCCGCCGAGGAG GAGTATTTTATTGACCAGCTGCGGTCAGATGGAGTTGTGCACCTTCCTCGGCGTGTCACCAATGAGATCCCCAATAACACCCGCTATGAGTTCTACACACGGGGAGGGGTTATCTTTGCAACGAGCAGAATCCTCGTGGTTGATTTCCTTACTGACAGAATTCCTGCAAACCTCATCACTG GTGTTTTGGTATACAAAGCACACAGAATCATTGAGTCCTGTCAGGAATCGTTTATATTACGACTTTATCGacaaaaaaacaaggaaggcTTCATTAAAGCTTTTACAGATAATGCAGTTGCATTTAACACTGGTTTTTGCCAAGTGGAAAGAGTGATGAGAAACCTTTTTGTCAGGAAACTTTACCTGTGGCCAAG ATTTCATATAGCAGTGAACTCATTTTTAGAGAAGCATAAACCCGAAGTGGTGGAAATACATGTGTCAATGACCCCTAGTATGCTTGCTATCCAAACTTCAGTCCTGGACATTTTGAACGCGTGTTTGAAGGAACTGAAACGTTATAATCCAGCTCTTGAAGTAGAAGATCTATCTTTAGAAAATGCTCTTGGTAAAGCTTTTGACAAG ACAATACGTCACTATTTAGATCCTCTCTGGCATCAGCTCGGAGCTAAGACAAAATCTTTGGTCCAAGATTTGAAGATACTGCGTACTTTGCTACAGTATCTAACTCAGTATGATTGTGTCACTTTCCTTAATCTTCTGGAGTCACtgaaagcaagtgaaaaagCTTTTGGTGAGAATTCAG GTTGGCTGTTTCTTGACTCCAGTACTTCTATGTTTGTAAATGCTCGAGCCAGAGTATATCGCATTggagatgaaaaactgaatcagaaaggcaaagtctttgaaaagaaagatgtaaagaaggaaaatg aactgaaaagGGAATTGGTTCTAGAAAGTAACCCAAAATGGGAAGCTTTGAGAGAAGTATTGAATGAGattgaaaatgagaataaaaacagtgaagaCCTTGGTGGTCCAG GGCAAGTTCTTATTTGTGCCAGTGATGACCGAGCTTGTGCACAGCTCAGGGAGTACATTACTGATGGAGCAGAAGCCTTTTTAACGAGACTGTATAACAAAACACTTGGAAATGATGAGAAAATTGGAGAAGTGTGGATAAAGGACAGAAAAGTGGTCAAGTCCAAAGGAAATGCCAGACCAGACACAGGACCTCaagccaaaaaagccaaactCCCTACTTgttctaaacaaaacaaacagaagaaacagcaagacCAAACTATAGTCCAAATGATAGGGAAAACTGAGGGGGAAAACAGAGAGGAGCTGGATGTGGAAGATAACAGAGAATTAAATGGAAGCCAAGAAGGCAGTATTGAAGAAACCGTTCCTGAAGATTTCCCTGTGAACTTACCCTCAGATTCTTACTATGGTATTTTCAGAAACCCGCTCACAATTATTCATCCACTGCAGGGATGCAGTGATCCCTATGCTCTCACTCGGGTGTTGCATGAAGTAGAGCCAAGATATGTTGTACTTTATGATGCAGAACTAACTTTTGTTCGGCAGCTGGAAATCTACAAGGCAAGCAGACCTGGGAAGCCTCTGAG GgtttatttcctcatttatgGAAGCTCAACAGAAGAACAGCGCTATCTCACAGccctgagaaaagagaaggaggcCTTTGAAAAACTAATCCG AGAAAGGGCAAGTATGGTTGTtcctgaagaaagagaaggaagagatgagaCAAACCTAGACCTAATAAGAGATGTCAAGCCTGCCTCTGCTTCCACAGATACACGCAAAGCAG GTGGTCAGGCACAGAAGACTGCTCAGCAGACTATAATAGTGGACATGCGGGAATTTCGTAGTGAGCTTCCATCATTGATTCATCGTCGTGGTATTGACATTGAGCCCGTTACTTTGGAAGTTGGAGATTACATTTTAACTCCCGATATCTGTGTAGAGCGAAAAAGTATCAGCGATCTTATTGGTTCCTTAAATAATGGAAGATTGTATACGCAATGCATTTCTATGTCACGTTACTATAAGCGACCAGTTCTTCTGATTGAGTTTGATCCTAACAAACCTTTTTCATTGATTCCACAAGGCTCCCTACGTCAGGAGATTTCCAGTAGCGATGTTACTTCTAAACTGACCCTTCTCACACTCCATTTCCCCAAGTTACGTATCCTGTGGTGTCCCTCACCCCATGCTACTGCTGAACTGTTTGAAGAGTTAAAACAAAACCGGCCCCAACCTGATGCAGAAACTGCAATGGCAGTCACAGCAGATTCTGAAACTCTTCCTGAGTCAGACAAGTATAACCCTGGTCCTCAGGactttctattaaaaatgcCAGGTGTTAATGCAAAAAACTGCCATGTTTTAATGAACCATGTGAAGAGCATTGCTGAGCTGGTGACACTGTCAAAGGACAAACTCTGTGACATTTTGGGTAATGCCGCCAATGCCACACAACTCTTTGATTTTATTCACATGACCTACAAGGAGGCGATATCTAAAGAGAAAGCCAAAAGGTGA